In Aspergillus fumigatus Af293 chromosome 4, whole genome shotgun sequence, one genomic interval encodes:
- a CDS encoding PE repeat family protein codes for MGKKGAKNKKKNNNNNNKQRLPVNDNKFSLSEDNPTAEPGLAVAAEAGDHGQPTTFDRQTLQFSFYPVTAAASSDGLTSDKDQDTTNNATHSEEGPSLESAPVEESGSPVDAAPAPESEESPEAAAAPPEPDPSDEPAPEAKEEAESAPEADGTKQKAEDAANPAEPETPAATEDAAQDSPPEDGDGATAAVDESPAPESKEGDSNEDDFPECDPSAELDKVEAEKAEAARQAEEDAKAEEEAEAAAAAAAAAGVPDDVDIDIGNENSPTDTPDNEEAAPAQGDPPTNESAEEDVTKPDTENSPAPDGPAEEQSDSPPEAEQPVAEVQVPTEEQPAPKKPAPEPSSEEPAAPTETAENNTSEEAVAPEGATADIAADETTKEESTDEKAPEEPAAAESPVEDKQDEATKALAAEEGGTKTPAADEAVAEDAAAEPAPEASSTDEVAQPEATPAEAPTEEKKEDAPQEPPEQPLTEEVVEESASPESVAEEPASAEQPPPADEPAPEEPPAAEESAPAVPEVEEPAPQDETPVQKAPAAEQSTAEDVTPEEPAPVEEASAKEPVAEEPTPGDKSSPVEEAAVEEAPPAEESAASEESTPVEEAAPTEESAAEESAPAEEATESISVGEPAAADAEEGLREESAHEEPAPVEDAPAEEPAPVEEPAAEESPSVEDPAPVEEPAPAEDPAAAAEEIPTEEPAPAEEVPAEEPAPVQEPAEEPTPVEKSVPEESAPAEERIPVEEAPAEESTPAEPAPVEEVPAEISAPVEPAPVEEPAAEEASPTESAREEPAPMEEAPTEESASVEPASVEPAPVEPGPVEEPAAAAEEIPAEEPAVVEEGAPVEESVPVKEAAPVDAEFSEETPDPTPVEEISRDIDALEPLEAALPAVVPVAIAAEHARRRKRRSPDEGQRRHSKSSSEEVRRSLPRKKPERSGSLLDRWNKALEEAKRQHEEKLRQEELRSKDKFRTPEKAERDRHSSERERHKRSERSSKEEAAVDVKHSRRRPERSATYEVERSSGEKAAVPIEPSRRTREHSSSQGGERRSTSSRDGHSSVSKPRAFLKYMTAESETNGPLLKINGDKAAANVLGRRSSPSHSHSHRHSHEGRGSDRSTSSHHAAEEEQARRERRARRRAAEEVEQAKEREATDHHRHRHSGETRHHHHRRRRDEPPKEESKLKNILKAVVAH; via the exons ATGGGCAAAAAAGGAGcaaagaacaaaaagaagaacaacaacaacaataataaGCAACGCCTACCGGTGAACGATAATAAGTTTTCCCTCTCTGAAGACAACCCTACAGCCGAGCCTGGCCTTGCAGTGGCCGCCGAGGCTGGGGACCATGGCCAACCTACA ACCTTCGACCGTCAAACTTTGCAATTTTCGTTTTATCCCGtcactgctgctgcttcttcggaTGGTCTGACATCGGATAAGGATCAGGATACCACCAATAACGCGACCCATTCAGAGGAAGGCCCATCCCTAGAGAGTGCTCCCGTAGAAGAATCAGGTTCTCCCGTTGACGCTGCGCCTGCACCCGAATCTGAAG AGTCACCTGAAGCGGCAGCTGCTCCGCCTGAGCCTGACCCGTCAGATGAGCCGGCACCtgaagccaaggaagaagcagaatcTGCGCCAGAGGCAGACGGTACCAAGCAGAAAGCCGAAGACGCCGCCAACCCCGCTGAGCCCGAGACGCCAGCGGCTACTGAAGATGCCGCGCAAGACTCACCGCCCGAGGACGGTGATGGTGCCACAGCGGCGGTAGATGAAAGTCCTGCACCGGAAAGCAAAGAAGGAGACAGCAACG AGGATGATTTCCCAGAATGTGACCCATCCGCGGAGCTCGATAAGGTCGAGGCCGAAAAAGCGGAAGCGGCACGGCAAGCGGAGGAAGAtgcaaaagcagaagaggaggcagaagcagcagctgcagcagctgctgcagcagGGGTTCCTGATGACGTTGATATTGACATTGGAAATGAGAACTCACCTACAGATACTCCAGACAACGAGGAAGCTGCCCCCGCACAGGGTGACCCACCAACGAACGAGtcagcagaagaagatgtgACGAAGCCCGACACTGAAAATAGTCCAGCCCCGGACGGACCCGCTGAAGAGCAGAGCGACTCACCACCCGAAGCAGAGCAGCCCGTCGCTGAAGTACAAGTTCCTACCGAGGAGCAGCCCGCTCCTAAAAAGCCCGCACCTGAACCTTCTTCTGAGGAACCTGCCGCGCCGACTGAGACGGCGGAGAACAACACTTCAGAAGAAGCAGTAGCTCCCGAAGGCGCAACAGCCGATATCGCTGCAGACGAAACGACGAAGGAAGAATCCACTGACGAGAAAGCCCCGGAAGAGCCTGCTGCAGCAGAAAGCCCAGTCGAGGACAAGCAAGATGAGGCAACAAAAGCTCTTGCagcggaagaaggaggaaccAAGACACCGGCCGCGGACGAAGCCGTAgctgaagatgctgccgccgaACCGGCTCCAGAAGCCTCGTCAACTGATGAGGTGGCTCAACCGGAGGCAACTCCTGCGGAAGCTCCAactgaagagaagaaagaggacgCTCCTCAAGAACCACCGGAGCAACCTCTGACTGAAGAAGTCGTCGAAGAATCTGCTTCCCCCGAGTCTGTGGCCGAAGAGCCAGCATCTGCCGAGCAGCCCCCTCCTGCAGATGAGCCTGCGCCTGAAGAAcctcctgctgctgaggagtCGGCCCCTGCTGTGCCTGAAGTGGAGGAGCCTGCGCCGCAGGACGAGACCCCTGTTCAAAAAGCTCCTGCTGCAGAACAGTCTACTGCTGAGGATGTGACCCCTGAGGAACCTGCCCCCGTTGAAGAGGCATCGGCAAAAGAACCCGTTGCTGAAGAACCTACTCCAGGTGATAAATCCTCTCCAGTTGAAGAGGCTGCTGTCGAGGAAGCGCCTCCAGCCGAGGAATCTGCTGCGTCTGAAGAATCCACTCCTGTTGAGGAGGCTGCCCCAACAGAAGAATCCGCGGCTGAGGAGTCAGCTCCAGCCGAGGAGGCTACCGAGTCTATTTCAGTGGgagagcctgctgctgctgatgccgaGGAGGGCCTTCGTGAAGAGTCGGCTCATGAGGAACCTGCTCCTGTGGAAGATGCTCCTGCTGAGGAACCTGCTCCCGTTGaagagcctgctgctgaggaatCTCCATCAGTTGAAGATCCTGCCCCCGTTGAAGAACCGGCTCCGGCTGAAGACcctgccgctgctgccgagGAGATTCCTACTGAGGAACCTGCCCCCGCTGAGGAGGTTCCTGCTGAGGAACCAGCACCTGTGCAGGAACCTGCAGAGGAACCCACGCCAGTTGAAAAGTCCGTCCCTGAAGAGTCTGCTCCAGCGGAGGAACGTATTCCCGTGGAAGAGGCTCCTGCTGAGGAATCTACTCCCGCTGAACCTGCTCCCGTGGAAGAGGTTCCTGCTGAGATATCTGCTCCTGTTGAACCTGCTCCCGTTGaagagcctgctgctgaggaagcCTCTCCTACAGAGTCGGCTCGTGAGGAACCTGCTCCCATGGAAGAGGCTCCTACTGAGGAATCTGCTTCCGTTGAACCTGCTTCCGTTGAACCTGCTCCCGTTGAACCTGGCCCCGTTGaagagcctgctgctgccgccgaggAGATACCTGCCGAGGAACCTGCCGTTGTCGAGGAAGGCGCTCCTGTTGAAGAGTCTGTCCCAGTCAAAGAAGCTGCTCCTGTGGACGCGGAATTCTCCGAAGAGACTCCAGACCCAACACCTGTTGAGGAAATCTCAAGAGATATTGATGCCTTGGAGCCATTGGAAGCAGCCTTGCCAGCTGTTGTTCCAGTCGCCATAGCAGCCGAACATGCACGCAGGAGAAAGAGGCGATCCCCGGATGAGGGACAGAGACGACATTCGAAGAGTTCCTCTGAGGAAGTACGAAGATCATTGCCACGCAAGAAACCTGAGCGAAGTGGTAGTCTCCTTGATCGGTGGAACAAAGCCCTTGAGGAAGCCAAGCGACAGCATGAAGAAAAGCTTAGGCAGGAGGAGTTACGGAGTAAGGACAAATTCCGGACCCCAGAGAAGGCAGAGAGGGACAGGCATTCCTCAGAGCGAGAGCGCCATAAACGAAGCGAGCGTTcgtcaaaagaagaagctgcCGTGGATGTCAAACACAGTCGACGAAGACCCGAGCGCTCAGCCACCTATGAAGTTGAGCGTTCTTCGGGGGAAAAGGCTGCCGTGCCTATCGAACCCAGCCGACGGACCAGAGAGCATTCGAGTAGTCAGGGAGGAGAACGTAGAAGTACCTCCTCAAGGGATGGCCATTCATCAGTCTCGAAGCCGCGAGCCTTCCTGAAATACATGACAGCCGAATCAGAAACGAATGGTCCCCTTCTTAAGATCAATGGGGACAAAGCTGCTGCAAATGTGCTTGGGCGTCGGTCTTCCCCAAGCCATTCCCATAGCCACCGTCACTCGCACGAAGGAAGAGGGTCCGACCGTTCCACGAGCTCCCATcatgcggcggaggaggagcaggctcgACGCGAGAGACGGGCGCGGCGAAGggctgcagaagaagtggAGCAggcaaaggaaagagaagcgACCGACCATCATCGCCACCGTCATAGCGGAGAAACccgccatcaccatcaccgacgccGGAGAGATGAGCCTCCAAAGGAAGAGTCGAAGCTCAAAAATATCCTCAAAGCAGTTGTTGCTCATTAA
- a CDS encoding MFS transporter: MTSGDLDEGVHEITSAETAYTDAPTVKRPGDEDLYAEKDAHSSLAGSPAQSAMDVKGTAIDIPYAEHESLPIAVPRLKHRGLFGQLTLLAEVENPKTYLRKTKWFITFIVALAGSTAPMGSSILFPSLSQISKEMDAPTTVVNLNISLYMLSMSIFPLWWSSFSERLGRRTIYLVSFSLFVLFNVLSAVAHSISMLIVMRMLSGGASASVQAVGAGTIADLWDPHERGRAMSIFYLGPLCGPLLAPIVGGALAERWRWRSTMWFLAVYGGILVIFIFFALPETLANRKQPHGDEQAPVEQQLSRMSSRQVVHFTAKWLKALKMVFLDPLKIVLYLRYPAVLLTVYYASITFGSLYVLNVSVEHTFSTNPYNFSTIIVGCLYIPNSLGYIAASVFGGRWMDQIMQREARKAGRYDEHGELIYRPEDRMRENAWLGAFLYPAALIWYGWTADKGVFWFAPMAANFFFGIGSMLIFSMSTTMLTEFMPNKSSTGVALNNFMRNIFSCIGSLVTAPIIDAIGNGWLFTILGLVAFASSSVILAMKVFGPRWRKSMDAVSH, encoded by the exons ATGACTTCCGGGGATTTGGATGAAGGTGTTCATGAAATTACGTCGGCGGAAACTGCATATACCGATGCTCCAACAGTCAAAAGGCCCGGAGATGAAGACTTATATGCCGAAAAAGATGCCCATTCATCGCTCGCGGGATCACCCGCACAGTCGGCCATGGATGTGAAGGGCACAGCGATCGACATTCCGTATGCAGAGCATGAAAGCTTGCCGATAGCGGTGCCGAGGCTGAAGCACCGAGGGCTTTTCGGACAACTTACACTGCTGGCAGAGGTTGAGAATCCGAAGACGTATCTTCGAAAAACGAAGTGGTTTATCACATTCATTGTCGCGCTGGCAGGATCTACAGCTCCCATGGGTAGCTCCATACTGTTTC CCTCTCTTTCTCAAATATCCAAGGAAATGGACGCACCAACCACTGTCGTCAACCTGAATATCTCGCTGTACATGCTGAGTATGTCTATCTTTCCACTTTGGTGGTCGTCTTTCAGTGAGAGGCTTGGTCGGCGAACGATATACCTCGTATCCTTCAGTCTTTTTGTGTTGTTCAACGTTCTGAGTGCCGTAGCCCATTCCATATCAATGCTAATTGTCATGCGCATGTTGAGCGGTGGGGCATCGGCATCAGTTCAAGCAGTTGGGGCAGGGACGATAGCAGATCTGTGGGATCCGCATGAAAGAGGACGCGCAATGAGCATTTTCTACCTGGGTCCGCTGTGTGGTCCTTTGCTAGCTCCCATCGTGGGGGGCGCTCTGGCAGAgcgttggcgatggagaaGTACGATGTGGTTCTTGGCCGTTTATGGTGGAATCCTCGTGATATTCATCTTTTTTGCACTTCCTGAAACATTGGCCAATCGAAAGCAGCCTCATGGCGATGAACAAGCACCCGTTGAACAACAACTCAGTCGGATGTCTTCACGCCAGGTCGTTCACTTCACTGCCAAATGGTTGAAGGCCCTTAAGATGGTTTTCCTTGACCCTCTTAAGATTGTTCTTTACTTGCGCTATCCCGCAGTGCTTTTGACTGTATACTACGCGAGTATCACCTTCGGCTCTTTGTATGTGTTGAACGTTAGTGTTGAGCATACGTTTTCAACAAACCCCTACAACTTTAGCACCATTATTGTTGGATGCCTCTATATCCCGAACTCGCTGGGTTACATAGCTGCGAGTGTTTTCGGCGGGCGCTGGATGGACCAAATCATGCAACGTGAGGCGAGGAAGGCCGGCAGATATGACGAGCACGGCGAGCTGATCTATCGCCCAGAGGATCGCATGCGTGAGAATGCCTGGCTGGGTGCATTTCTGTATCCTGCGGCATTGATCTGGTACGGCTGGACTGCTGACAAGGGGGTCTTCTGGTTTGCTCCG ATGGCCGCCAACTTCTTTTTTGGTATCGGATCTATGCTCATATTCAGCATGTCAACGACGATGTTGACCGAATTCATGCCTAACAAATCATCAACTGGTGTCGCGTTGAACAACTTTATGAGAAATATCTTCTCATGCATCGGATCGCTCGTGACAGCCCCCATTATTGATGCTATCGGTAATGGATGGCTCTTTACGATCCTCGGACTGGTCGCTTTCGCCAGCAGCTCGGTGATCCTCGCTATGAAAGTATTTGGACCTCGTTGGAGGAAGTCGATGGATGCCGTGAGTCACTAG
- the wsc1 gene encoding WSC domain-containing protein has translation MKPFTARSAFTASVLLLTTNLPAVFAAEMVSQGCFSDSTPLVDQGPYTYQSNGYCQQLCMKTSNNLVFALTKGSNCLCGNQLPAKSAKTADSDCNVKCAGWPDVMCGGQNTFSVYLTGLSSNVAYYHDDDASTSANANSSSTSTTNGGSTVTTGSQGQVVTQGEQTVVVTAPAGNGVGATNGLNEEKNKDGPNTAAIAAGVVVGVVGFCSLVGAGFFLWRFRKRTNVRPQYSNNAGATEHFGKPMSQDSMSDSRFDGDFMAQRRQSNGSIDDDQDFSRRILQVTNPDNRR, from the exons ATGAAGCCTTTCACAGCCCGATCCGCTTTTACAGCCTCAGTGCTGCTCCTCACCACCAACCTTCCAGCAGTCTTCGCCGCCGAAATGGTAAGCCAGGGCTGTTTCAGTGACTCAACACCCTTGGTAGACCAAGGCCCCTATACGTATCAGAGTAACGGTTACTGTCAACAACTCTGCATGAAGACCAGCAACAATCTTGTCTTTGCCTTGACGAAGGGATCGAACTGTCTCTGTGGAAATCAGCTGCCCGCAAAGTCGGCAAAGACGGCTGATTCCGATTGTAATGTCAAATGCGCTGGTTGGCCTGATGTCATGT GCGGTGGTCAAAATACATTCTCCGTCTACCTGACTGGCCTAAGTTCCAACGTTGCGTACTAccacgatgatgatgcgtCTACCAGCGCCAACGCCAACTCCAGCTCAACATCAACGACCAACGGCGGGTCGACTGTGACTACTGGCAGTCAGGGTCAAGTCGTCACGCAAGGGGAGCAGACAGTCGTCGTCACAGCACCAGCAGGCAATGGGGTGGGCGCAACAAACGGACTCAACGAGGAAAAGAATAAGGATGGCCCGAACActgctgccattgctgctggtgtTGTTGTCGGTGTGGTCGGATTCTGTTCCCTTGTCGGAGCTGGATTCTTCCTCTGGCGTTTCAGGAAGCGCACAAACGTGCGACCGCAATACTCGAATAACGCTGGCGCCACCGAGCACTTTGGCAAGCCCATGTCGCAAGATTCTATGTCCGATTCGAGATTCGATGGCGACTTCATGGCACAAAGGCGACAAAGCAATGGTagcattgatgatgatcaagaCTTTTCCCGTCGTATATTACAG GTAACAAACCCTGACAACCGACGTTAA
- a CDS encoding CDP-diacylglycerol-serine O-phosphatidyltransferase: protein MSRRTAAMSSSESSNSGVAASGDGGKFGSPAGAIVLQHAHPLFAGQEKQKMLLSSETGHFSLVRALHLADLVTELNGKICKNNIIRPLMLTAFDRILSQTVMSVFSSMRYCLGDPHDHGALWAALGFMPFGLFFDFMDGKIARWRKKSSLMGQELDSLADLISFGLAPAACAFALGARTLVDHLLLAFFVLCGLTRLARFNVTVAVLPKDKTGKSKYFEGTPIPTTLGIASLMAYWVSQGWILKDLPLGLAAQGTPFEFHPVVLLFVLHGCMMVSKSIKIPKP, encoded by the exons ATGTCTCGTCGGACAGCAGCCATGTCGTCAAGTGAGTCTTCGAATAGCGGTGTCGCTGCTTCGGGCGATGGAGGTAAGTTTGGATCACCAGCGGGTGCAATTGTCCTGCAACATGCTCACCCATTGTTTGCAGGTCAGGAAAAGCAGAAGATGCTCCTTTCGTCGGAGACGGGTCACTTTAGCTTGGTCAG GGCGTTGCATCTTGCTGATTTGGTGACCGAGCTTAATGGTAAGATCTGTAAGAACAACATTATCCGTCCTTTAATGCTGACAGCGTTTGATAGGATTCT ATCTCAAACAGTCATGTCCGTATTCTCATCAATGCGTTACTGTCTAGGAGACCCACATGATCATGGTGCTCTTTGGGCCGCTCTTGGTTTCATGCCCTTTGGGTTATTCTTTGATTTTATGGATGGCAAGATCgcgagatggaggaagaagtcgTCCCTCATGGGACAGGAGCTGGACTCTCTGGCGGACTTG ATCTCCTTCGGTCTCGCACCGGCCGCATGCGCATTCGCTCTAGGAGCCCGCACCCTCGTCGACCATCTTCTGTTAGCGTTCTTCGTCCTTTGCGGTCTGACGCGGTTGGCCCGATTCAACGTTACCGTCGCTGTCCTTCCCAAGGATAAGACCGGCAAGTCCAAGTACTTTGAAGGCACACCGATTCCAACGACATTGGGCATCGCTTCGCTCATGGCCTACTGGGTATCTCAGGGCTGGATTCTCAAGGATCTTCCTCTTGGACTAGCCGCCCAGGGCACGCCATTTGAATTTCACCCCGTTGTCCTGCTGTTTGTCCTGCACGGCTGCATGATGGTCAGCAAGTCGATAAAGATTCCCAAGCCATAG
- a CDS encoding H/ACA ribonucleoprotein complex subunit GAR1/NAF1 translates to MSFRGGGRGGFASGANRGGNFGGRGGRGGFQAQTGPPAQVLEMGTFMHACEGEMVCESVNPKIPYFNAPIYLENKTPIGKVDEVLGPINQVYFTIKPQEGIVATSFKPGDKVYIGGDKLLPLEKFLPKPKPPPGPKPKKAAGGRGGRGGARGGRGAPRGGRGGAPRGRGGPRGGGFGGGGFRGGSRGGGRGGPRGGSGGFRR, encoded by the exons ATGTCGTTTCGTGGAGGTGGCCGTGGCGGTTTCGCCTCAGGCGCCAACCGTGGTGGAAACTTTGGTGGACGTGGTG GCCGCGGAGGATTCCAAGCACAAACTGGGCCTCCAGCACAGGTTCTGG AGATGGGAACTTTCATGCACGCTTGCGAGGGCGAGATGGTTTGCGAATCAGTGAATCCCAAGATTCCTTACTTCAACGCCCCTATCTACCTCGAGAACAAA ACCCCTATTGGCAAGGTCGACGAAGTTCTCGGGCCCATCAACCAGGTCTACTTCACCATCAAGCCTCAAGAGGGCATTGTCGCGACATCCTTCAAGCCTGGCGACAAGGTCTACATCGGAGGAGATAAGCTTCTTCCGCTTGAGAA GTTCCTTCCCAAGCCTAAGCCCCCTCCGG GCCCGAAACCGAAGAAGGCCGCCGGTGGCCGAGGTGGTCGCGGAGGCGCCAGAGGTGGACGTGGTGCACCTCGTGGTGGCCGAGGCGGCGCCCCCCGAGGACGTGGAGGACCTAGGGGAGGTGGTTTTGGTGGAGGCGGCTTCCGTGGTGGGAGCAGAGGTGGTGGCAGAGGAGGACCCCGTGGTGGTAGTGGAGGTTTCCGACGATAG
- a CDS encoding threonine--tRNA ligase THS1 produces MASEESKELPVRPAEGQDANATAPPKAAKATAASNNDSLPDFIIERNKLFEELWQQYLEELKNKPHPEINVLLDLGDGNPSPVPAKAWETTPGSFLRDVPKDISANVVLAKIDGKELWDLNRPLERDCTVSYVPFDSPEGREVFWHSSAHCLGEACECEYGCLLSHGPPTPQGFFYDMAMPDNRVVRESDWPALDSRASRIFKEKQSFDRLEVTKENLKKMFAYSKYKLHYIDKLVTGEKSTVYRCGTLVDLCRGPHIQNTGKIKTFKIMQNSSAYFLGDQNNDSLQRIRGVAFPDKKQMQEHLKFLEEAEKRNHLRIGKDQELFFFDEVSPGCPFLLPNGTKIFNALQALLRAEYRKRGYQEVQTPNMYDVGIWKRSGHWAHYKDDMFKLDVEKREWALKPMNCPGHFVLFGHRERSYRELPLRIADFGVLHRNEASGALSGLTRVRKFQQDDTHIFCTQDQIASEIEGLFDFLQSIYGLFGFTFKLKLSTRPEKYLGDLETWNYAEEQLKSAMTKFKGKDWTIDEGDGAFYGPKIDITIADALKREFQCATIQLDYQAPINFKLEYMTNEKGQAVMEDSKNEGETKSNEPGPGRARPVVIHRAIIGSFERFLGILIEHFGGKWPFWISPRQILIVPVMPAVNDYVEELQQILRGDKLNVDIDISGNTMQKKIRTGQLAQYNFIFVVGAQEKESRSVNIRNRDDPATQHKGVMVPLEEARQKLRALRKERRLVNAL; encoded by the exons ATGGCTTCTGAAGAATCGAAAGAATTGCCAGTGCGGCCTGCAGAGGGCCAGGACGCCAATGCCACCGCCCCGCCAAAGGCTGCAAAAGCAACTGCAGCCTCGAATAATGACTCTCTCCCCGATTTCATAATTGAACGGAACAAGCTCTTTGAAGAGTTGTGGCAACAGTATCTTGAAGAGCTCAAGAATAAGCCTCACCCGGAAATCAAtgtccttcttgatctcggcGACGGGAACCCCTCTCCTGTCCCCGCTAAAGCCTGGGAGACCACCCCAGGATCGTTTTTGAGAGACGTCCCCAAGGATATCAGCGCCAATGTCGTACTCGCGAAAATCGATGGCAAGGAACTCTGGGATTTGAACCGTCCTCTAGAGCGCGACTGCACTGTCTCTTATGTTCCGTTCGACAGCCCCGAAGGTCGGGAGGTTTTCTGGCATTCGAGTGCGCACTGCCTCGGTGAGGCATGCGAATGCGAATATGGATGCCTTCTCTCCCACGGGCCTCCCACTCCTCAAGGTTTCTTCTACGATATGGCCATGCCGGACAA TCGTGTTGTACGAGAGAGTGACTGGCCGGCCCTGGATAGCAGGGCGTCGCGGATCTTCAAGGAAAAGCAAAGCTTCGATCGATTGGAGGTCACGAAGGAAAACCTCAAGAAAATGTTTGCCTACAGCAAATACAAATTGCACTACATTGATAAGCTTGTCACAGGAGAAAAGAGTACGGTTTATAGATGCGGTACCCTGGTCGACCTTTGCAGAGGCCCCCATATCCAGAACACTGGAAAGATCAAGACCTTCAAGATCATGCAG AACTCTTCCGCATATTTCCTTGGTGACCAGAATAACGACTCTCTACAACGTATTCGTGGTGTTGCTTTCCCCGATAAGAAGCAGATGCAGGAACATCTGAAGTtcttggaggaggcggaAAAGCGCAATCACTTGAGAATTGGCAAGGACCAggagctcttcttcttcgatgaAGTTTCTCCAGGCTGTCCGTTCCTCCTTCCCAACGGAACTAAGATTTTCAACGCGCTCCAAGCTCTTCTACGGGCTGAGTACCGCAAGCGCGGCTACCAAGAAGTTCAGACTCCCAACATGTACGACGTCGGCATCTGGAAAAGATCTGGTCACTGGGCGCATTACAAGGATGATATGTTCAAACTCGAcgtggagaagagagaatGGGCTCTCAAGCCCATGAACTGCCCGGGCCATTTCGTGCTCTTCGGCCACCGCGAGAGGAGCTACAGAGAGCTCCCGCTGAGAATTGCGGACTTTGGTGTTCTGCACCGTAATGAAGCGTCCGGCGCATTGAGCGGATTGACCCGTGTGCGGAAGTTCCAGCAAGACGATACCCACATCTTCTGCACCCAGGATCAG ATCGCCTCCGAGATCGAGGGTctctttgatttcctccagTCCATCTACGGATTGTTCGGCTTTACTTTCAAGCTGAAGCTTTCCACTCGCCCAGAGAAGTATCTCGGCGACCTCGAGACCTGGAACTATGCTGAGGAGCAACTCAAGTCTGCGATGACCAAGTTCAAGGGTAAAGACTGGACGATTGACGAGGGCGATGGTGCATTCTATGGCCCGAAGATTGACATCACCATTGCTGATGCTCTTAAGAGAGAGTTCCAATGTGCTACTATCCAGCTGGACTACCAGGCACCAATCAACTTCAAGCTCGAGTACATGACCAACGAGAAGGGCCAGGCCGTTATGGAAGACTCCAAGAACGAAGGCGAGACCAAGTCCAACGAGCCTGGTCCAGGTCGGGCGCGCCCCGTCGTCATTCACAGAGCTATCATTGGTAGCTTTGAGCGTTTCTTGGGTATCCTGATTGAGCACTTTGGTGGCAAGTGGCCATTCTGGATCAGCCCTCGTCAGATTCTGATTGTCCCCGTCATGCCTGCTGTGAACGACTatgttgaggagctgcagcaaATCCTGCGTGGTGATAAATTGAATGTGGACATTGATATCAGTGGTAACACCatgcagaagaagatccgCACTGGTCAGCTAGCGCAGTACAACTTCATTTTTG TCGTCGGCGCTCAAGAAAAGGAGTCTCGCTCTGTCAACATCCGTAACCGTGACGACCCTGCTACACAGCACAAGGGCGTCATGGTTCCTCTTGAAGAGGCTCGCCAGAAGCTCCGGGCTCTAAGAAAGGAGCGCAGACTGGTGAATGCTCTGTAG